A section of the Bremerella sp. JC817 genome encodes:
- a CDS encoding M56 family metallopeptidase, whose amino-acid sequence MGLIASVSRRRAAEPAPEPIQHRADHLARRLGLRRGPRVLVHPTLTEPCLCGLARPVVLLPGRWLEGADPPRIDAVLAHELAHHRRLDLPVNLAQRLVES is encoded by the coding sequence ATGGGACTGATCGCGAGCGTCTCCCGGCGTCGGGCGGCCGAACCCGCCCCCGAGCCGATCCAGCACCGCGCCGACCACCTGGCCCGGCGGCTCGGGCTGCGCCGGGGGCCCCGGGTGCTCGTCCACCCGACCCTGACCGAGCCGTGCCTCTGCGGCCTGGCCCGGCCGGTCGTCCTCCTGCCGGGGCGATGGCTGGAGGGGGCCGACCCCCCTCGGATCGACGCCGTCCTCGCCCACGAGCTGGCCCACCATCGGCGCCTCGACCTGCCGGTGAACCTGGCGCAGCGCCTGGTCGAGTC